In Novosphingobium kaempferiae, the DNA window GTTGAGCTGGCCGGAGACGGCCTTGATCGCGCCGCCCTTCCCCGCCGTGTCGCGCCCCTCGAACAGCACGACGATGCGCGCGCCGGACACCTGCGCCCAGCGCGCCATGCCGACAAGCTCCTGCTCCATCGGCTCGAGGAGTTTCTCGTAGTCCTTGCGACCGAGCTTCTCCCCGTTGCTCATGATGTCAGATCCGCGAAAGGAGGAACAGCGCCACCGCGCCGGCGATGATGCGATACCATGCGAAGGGCGCGAAGCCGGACTTGCTGACGAAGCTCATGAACGCCTTGATGACCACCAGCGCCACCACGAACGAGACGACGAAGCCGATCGCGATCTCGTCCCAGCCCACCGGGCCGACGCCCGATGCCAGCGCTTCATGGTGCTTGAGCAGTTCCAGCGTCGTCGCGCCGACCATCGTCGGCACGGCGAGGAAGAAGCTGAACTCCGCCGCGGTGCGCCGCTCGATGCCCATGGCGAGCGCGCCCATGATCGTCGCGCCCGAGCGGCTGACACCCGGCACCATGGCAAGGCACTGCGCCAGCCCGACGCCGACGCACTGCTTGGCGGGCAGTTCCGCCACGCCGGTCAGCGGACCGGGCTTGGCCACCTTCTCGATGCCGAGGATGGCGATGCCGCCGATGATGAGCGCCCAGGCGACCACGGCAGGCTCGCCCAGCAGCCCCTCGATGAAGTCGTTGAGCAGCAGGCCCAGCACTGCCGAGGGGATGAAGGCCAGCAGCACGTTGCGCACGAAGCGGATGGAGGTGGGGTTGAGCTTGAGCAGCCCCATGCCGACCGCCCAGAACGTGCGCCAGAACTGCACGATCACCGCAAGGATCGCGCCCAGCTGGATGACGATGTTGAAGGTCGCCCACTGGCTGGCGTCATAGCCGAACAGCCGGGTGGCGAGGATGAGGTGGCCGGTCGAGGAGACGGGCAGGAACTCGGTGAGGCCCTCGACAATGCCGAGGAGGATCGCGGTAAGGGTCAGGTCCATAGGCCGCAGGTCATGCCGGACGGGGCGGGCAAGTCAACCGCAGACGTGCTGCACTGCGACAACATGGAGAAAGTTTAAGGTTCGGCGGGACGAAGTTCCTCCCCGAGACAGGCTCGGGGAGGAACTGCCGTTCTTACCAGATCCGCACGCGGTCCTTGGGGGCGAGGTACAGCTTCTCGCGCGGCTTGACGTTGAACGCCTTGTACCACTCGTCGAAGTTACGGACGATGCCGTTGACGCGGTACTGCGGCGGCGCATGCGGGTCGATCACGAGGTACTGGCGCGCCTGCGCCTCGCGCACCTTGGAACGCCACACCTGCGCCCAGCCCATGAAGAAGCGCTGGTCGCCGGTGAAGCCGTCGATCACCGGGGCGGGCTTGCCGTTCAGCGACATCTTGTAGGCGCGATAGGCGAGGCTGAGGCCGCCGAGATCACCGATGTTCTCGCCCATGGTGAGGCGGCCGTTGACGCAGGTCTGGCCGTTGTCGAACGGGCAGAACGAATCGTACTGCGCCGCCAGCGCGTCCTGCAACTTCTCGAACGCGGCCTTGTCGGCGGGGGTCCACCAGTCGCGCAGGTTGCCGGTGCCGTCGGACTTGGCGCCCTGGTCGTCGAAGCCGTGGCCCATCTCGTGGCCGATCACGGCACCGATGCCGCCATAGTTGACCGCCGGGTCCGCCGAGAGGTTGAAGAACGGCGGCTGCAGGATCGCGGCGGGGAACACGATCTCGTTCATCGTCGAGTTGTAGTAGGCGTTCACCGTCTCGGGCAGCATGCCCCATTCGGTGCGGTCGACCTTGCCGCCGAGACGGTTCATCTCGAAGTCCGAGGCCCACTTGTTCGCGGCGATCCCGTTGCCGAGCGGATCGGAGGCCGAGAAGGTCAGCCCCTCATAGGTCTTGAACGTGGCAGGCGCGCCGATCTTGGGGGTGAAGGCGTCGAGCTTCTTCTCGGCCTCGACGCGGGTGGCGGGGCTCATCCACGCGAGATCCTTGAGGTTCGCGGCCATCGCCTTGCGCAGGTTGGCGACGAGGTCGGTCATCGCCGCCTTCTGCTCGGCCGGGAAGTACTTCGCGGCGTAGATCTTGCCGACGAGCTCACCCGCCATGCCCTCGACCGCGGCGATGCCGCGCTTCCAGCGGGGGCGCTGCTGCGGCTGGCCGCTCAGCGTCTGGCCGTAGAAGGCGAAGTTGGCCTCGTCGATGTCGGAGGGCAGAACCGATGCGTTGCTGCGCAGGAAGTGCGCGGTCAGGTAGGCCTGCCAGGTCGCGACCGGGGTGCTCTCGATCAGCTTGACGACGGCGGGCATGCCGGGGCCGAACTGCGCCTGCGCCTTGGCGGGATCGATGCGCGCGGTCTTCAGTTCCTCCGCCGTCGGCGGCATCTCGGCGACGAGCACGTAGCTCGCCTTGCCGGCGCCGAGGCTGGAGAGGAACGCCTTGACCACGCCGGGCGAACCCAGCGCTTCGAACTCGGCCACCGACAATTTGTTGTAGGTCAGGTCCGGGTTGCGCGCAGCAGCGCGGTCCCAGTCGGCCTGCGCGATCTGCGTTTCCAGCGCGAGCACGGACTGCGCCGCGCCCGCCGCGTCGGCATATCCAGCCTTGCCGAGAAGGAAGGTCAGGTAGGCCTTGTACTTGTCGCGAAGGCCGACCGAGCGCTCGTCGGTCTTCAGGTAGTAGTCGCGATCCGGCAGGCCCATGCCCGAGATCATCGCATTGAGCGCGTAGATGTCGCTCTGCTTGTCGTCCGCGCCGACAACGGCGCCGATGGGCGAGGCGAAGCCAGGCTGGCCGAACAGGGTCGCGATGTCGACCGGAGTCTTCGCTGCCTTGATCCGGTCAAGGTAGGGACGCACGGGCGTCAGGCCCGCCTTGTTGATCGCATCGACGTCCATGAAGGCCTTGTAGGCTGCGGCGACGCGCGCGCCGTCGGAGCCGGGGGCCGGGTTCGAGGCGACGAGTTCGTCCATGATCGCGTGGACGCGGTTCTCGGACAGGTCGTTCAGTTCGAGGAACGAACCCCAGCGGGTGCGATCGGCAGGCAGCTCGACCGTCTTGTTCCACACGCCGTTCACGAAGGCGTCGAAGTCGTCACCCGGCTTCACGGACTTGTCGATCCACTGGGTCTGCACACCGAACTTGCCCCAGTCGGCCGAGGGCGCGAGCGAGGGCTTGACTGCGCCGGGGGCGGGGGCGGCATCCTGCGCGAATGCGGGAGCGGCGGAAACGAAAACGGAAAGCGCGGCGCTCGCGAGGAGCACCTTGCGGCAGAAGCGAAGCATGTCGTGACCTTTCGGATGGGGGGGTGCGACAGTATGTTTTAGCAGGACCGCTGCGATCCCGAGTGGCGCGCAACTTAGTTGCCTGTTCGAGCAACGCCAGCGAAAAACAGCGGCGACCTGCACCGACGTCACGACGAACCGAAAAGGTTATCCCAGCGGTATGATCGGCGGGCTGTCGAACTGCAATGAGGCCAACCGCGCGTAGAGGCCGCCCGCCACGCTCAGGCTCTGGTGCGTGCCCTGCTCGACGATGCGCCCGCCATCCATCACGATGATCCGGTCCGCCTTGCGCACGGTGGCGAGGCGGTGCGCGATGACGAGCGTGGTGCGCTGCGCCATCAACGTCTCCACCGCGTCCTGCACCAACCGCTCGCTTTCGGCGTCGAGTGCGCTCGTCGCCTCGTCGAGCAGCAGGATCGGCGCGTCGCGCAGCAGCGCGCGGGCGATGGCGATGCGCTGGCGCTGGCCGCCGGAAAGGCGCGCGCCGTCTTCGCCGAGGAACGTGTCGAGCCCCTGCGGCAGAGCGCGCAGGAAGGCTTCGGCATTGGCCGCGCGGGCCGCCTGCCAGATCGCCTCGTCGTCCGCATTCCAGTTGCCGTAGCGCAGGTTGTCGCGCGCGGAGGCGGCGAAGAGCACGCCCTCCTGCGGCACCAGTGCGATGCGGGCGCGGATTTCGGCGGGATCGGCGGAGGCGAGCGGCACGCCGTCGATCTTGATGGCGCCGCCCTGCGGATCGTAGAATCGCTCGGCAAGCTGGAACAGGGTGGACTTGCCCGCGCCCGAGGGGCCAACGATGGCGACGGTCTCGCCCGGCTCCACGGTCAGGCTGAAGTTGTGCAGCGCCGGAAGCTCCGGCCGCGCCGGGTAGCGGAAGGTCACGCGCTCGAACGCCAGCTTGCCGCGTGCCGGGCTCGGCATCACCAGCGCGCGCGCCGGGGCGGCGATCGTCGGATGCTCGCCCAGCAGTTCGGCAAGGCGGCTCGCCGCGCCAGCGCCGCGCACGAGATCCCCGTAGACCTCGGTCAGCGACCCGAAGGCGCCCGCGACAATGCCCGCCGTCACCACGAAGGCGGCGATGGTGCCGCCGGTGATGGTGCCCTCGGCCACGCCGATCGCGCCGCGCCACATGATGATGGTGATCGATCCGAAGATCAGGAACATGATGACCGCCGTCATGATCGCGCGGATCAGGATGCGGTGACGCCCGGTCTCGAACGTGCGCTCGACAGCGGCGGAGAAGCGCTGCTGCTCGCGCCCTTCCTGGTTGAAGGCCTGCACGACCTTGAGCGCGCCGAGCACTTCGGCGGTCAGCGCGCCGATGTCGGCCACGCGGTCCTGGCTGGAGCGGGAAACCGCGCGCAGCTTGCGGCCGAACCCGGCGATCGGCAGGATCACCACGGGGATCGCGATGACGAGGCCCGCCGTCAGCCCCGGCTCCAGCGCGAAGAGGTAGATCACCCCGCCCACCGCCATGATGGCGTTGCGCAGCGCGACCGAGACGGTGGTGCCCACGATCTGCTCGATGATCGCCGTGTCGGCGGTCATGCGCGAGGAGATTTCCTTGGGGCTGTTCTCCTCGAAGAAGCTCGGCGCGAGCGTCAGGAGGTGGCGCTGCACCCGCAGGCGGATGTCGCCGACGACGCGCTCGCCCAGCCACGAGACGGAATAGAACCGGATCGCCGTCGCCACCGCGAGCACCACGACCACGACCATCAGCATCAGGAACCAGGACCGGATCGCCTCCGGGTCAGCCCCCTGCGCGAAGCCCTTGTCGATGATCTGGCGGAAACCATAGGGAATCGCGAGGGTCGAAGTCGCCGTCGTTATGAGCGCGAGGCCGGCCGTGGCCATGCGGCCCGGATACTTGAGCATCTCGCGCCAGACCATGCGCAGCGGCCCGAGGCTGCGGCGGCGCGGCTTCGGCTCGTCTACGGTTTCCGGCGCGGGAGAATTGCCTTGCGTCCCATCCATCAGCGCGCCCTTACAGCCTCGCACGGCTCAGGAAAAGAGCCCGTTGGTGCATCTCGACCATCCTGCAAATTGCGCCGAAGCGTGGCCCTTATGCGAAAGGCACCTGCCTTAAATCGGAATTGCCGCGTTGCAACGGTAACCGCTAATTCCCTAATTGTCGGGTAACAGTCCGGGATCGAGGCCGCTCAGGCCCGATGGCCGGCAAGGAGAATCGACTTGCTCTACAATGCCTACGAGTTGCAGCGCGCCATGCTCAGCAGCGCCGCCGCATGGGCTTCGGTTGGCGCCGAACTGCTGTCCAACCCCGTGCTTCCATTCGGTTATTCGGGTCTCGGCCCGGTCATGGCCTCCGCGCTCGACGTCTTCGCGCATGCCGCATCGCCGCGCGGGAAGCCCTCCTTCGACATCGAGACCACTGCCATCGGCGACAGGATCTATCCGGTCACCGAATCGATCGTGCTGCACAAGCCGTTCGGCAATCTCCTGCGCTTCAGCCACCCCGGCCTTGCCGCGGATGCGCCCAAGCTGCTGATCGTCGCGCCGATGAGCGGCCACTACGCCACGCTCCTGCGCGGCACCGTGGCGCGCATGCTGGAGAGCGCCGAAGTCTACATCACCGACTGGGCCGACGCGAAGCTGGTGCCGATGAGCGCCGGTCGTTTCGACCTCGACGACTATATCGACTACGTGGTCTCGTTCCTCGAACACATCGGCCCGGGCACGCACGTCCTCGCCGTGTGCCAGCCCTCGGTCCCGGCCTATGCCGCCACCGCGATCATGGGCGCCAAGGAGCATCCCTGCCGCCCCGCCACCCTCACCATGATGGGCGGACCGATCGACACGCGCGAGGCGCCCACCAGCGTCAACGACGTGGCCATGCAGCAGCCGCTTTCGTGGTTCGAGCAGAACGTCATCGCCACCGTGCCGATGACCTATCCCGGATCCGGCCGCCGCGTCTATCCGGGCTTCCTGCAACTCGCGGGCTTCATGGCGATGAACCTCGGCAGCCACATGATGAGCCACTACGGCATGTTCAAGCACATGGTCGCGGGCGACGGCGACAGCGCGGACGCCACCAAGAAGTTCTACGACGAATACCGCGCCGTCTGCGACATGACCGCCGACTTCTACCTCCAGACCGTCGAGCACGTCTTCCAGAAGCACTCGCTGCCCAAGGGCGAGTTCGTCCACCGTGGCGAGCGCATCGACCTGTCGGCGATCCGCGACACCGCCCTGCTCGCGGTCGAGGGTGAGAACGACGATATCTCGGGCATCGGCCAGACCCGCGCCGCGCTGCATCTCGCAAGCCACTTGCCGGAGAAGCGCAAGAAGTACTACCTCGCCGAAAGCGTCGGCCACTACGGCATCTTCAACGGAAGCAAGTGGCGCACGCGAATCGCGCCGGTCCTCGAGGACTGGATCGCGCAGCATCAGCGCAAGCCGCTGAAGGTCGTCGCCTGACAGCCGGCACGACGCTGCGGGTCCGGCATCCATCGAGACATCGGTGATTGCTTAGGCCCGCACGTCGTGCGCGGTTATCGGGAGTTTACAGGAACAATGCTCAGTCCGGATCAGGCAAGGGATCGTGCCCTTGACTTGGTGGAGCGCGCCCGCCGCGCCGGTGCCGAGACCGCCGACGCGGTCTATGGCGCCAGTTCGTCCGAGGGCATCCAGGTGCGCCTCGGCAAGCTGGAGGACGTCGAGCGTTCCGAGAGCGAGCACATCGCGCTGCGCGTCTTCGTGGGCAGGCGCTCCGCCAGCATCGGCTCCTCCGACCTCTCGCCCGCCGCGCTGGACGAACTGGCCGCCCGCGCCATCGACATGGCCCGCGCCGCGCCGGAGGACGCCTATGCCGGGCTCGCTCCCGAAGACCTACTGACGCGCGGCCCCTTCCCCGAACTCGACCTCTTCGACGCGCACGAACCCTCGCCCGAAGCCCTGCGCGCCGCCGCGCTGGAGGCCGAGGATGCGGCACGCGCCGTCTCGGGCATCAGCAATTCCGACGGCGCCACCGCCAGCTTCGGGGACGGCGTCTTCGCGCTCGCCACCAGCCATGGCTTTTCGGGCGCCTACGGCTCCACGCACCACTCGCTGAGCGCCTCGGTCGTCGGGGGCGAGACGGACAAGCAGCGCGACAACGCATGGCGCAGCACGCACCACCATGCCGACCTCCCCTCCCCCGCCGAGATCGGTCGTCTTGCGGGCGAGCGCACCGTCGCCAAGCTCGGCTCGGGCAAGATGAAGAGCGGCGCGATGCCGGTCATCTTCGACCCGCGCGTGTCCTCCTCGCTGGTCGGGCACCTGCTCGGCGCGATCACCGGCAATGCCATCGCGCGCCGTTCCTCGTTCCTGTTGGAGAAGCTGGGCGAGCAGATCTTCGCGCCCGGCATCACCATCGCCGACGATCCGCACACCCCGCGCGGCCTGCGCTCTCGCCCCTTCGACGGCGAGGGCCTGCCGACCGGCGCGCGCAACGTCATCGAGGACGGTCGCCTCACCGGCTGGCTGCTCGATTCGGCCTCCGCACGGCAGCTCAACCTTACGCCCACCGGCCATGCCGCCCGCAACGGCGGCGGCGCGCCGGGCGTCTCGACCGGCAACGTCCACCTCGCGGCGGGCACCCTTTCCCCGGCCGAACTGATGGCGGATATCAAGGACGGCGTCTACGTGACCGAACTGATCGGCCAGGGCGTCAACGGCGTGACGGGCGACTACAGCCGCGGCGCGGCGGGCTTCCGCATCGTCGACGGCCAGCTGGCCGGGCCGGTGTCCGAATTCACCGTCGCGGGCAACCTCCTGCGCATGTTCGCGCAGCTGACCCCCGCCAACGACCTCGAATGGTATCGCGCGATCAACGTGCCGACCCTGCGCGTGGACGGGATGACCATCGCAGGCGACTAGATGCCCTGATTCGTCATTGCGAGCGTAGCGAAGCAATCCAAGGGGGCTTACTCGCCTCTGGATTGCTTCGCTACACTCGCAATGACGAACCGTCTGACAGCCAAACACGTCTCCAATTCGCCACGCAAATGCGGCATTCTCCCCTCTTCCGGAGGGGAGAAACCGGCATGCGACTCGCCGTCTACAACGTCGAAAACCTGTTCGATCGCGCCAAGGCGATGAACCTCGACACCTGGGCCGAGGGGCGGCCCACGCTGGAGCGGTTCGCGGAATTGAACGGCCTGCTCGGGCAGATCGAATATACCGACGCCGACAAGGCGCGCATGGTCGAGTTGATGGTGGCGCTCGGACTGGAGAAGTCCGACACCGGCCCCTTCGTCATCCTGCGCCGCAACCGGGGCGGCCTGCTGCGCCGCCCGCGCGACGGCGGGATCGAGATCGAGGCGGATGGCCGCGCCGACTGGACCGGCTCGCTCGAACTGCGTGACGAGCCCGTCAACGACCACGCCATGCGCAACACTGCACGCGTCATGATCGACCTTGGCGCCGACGTTCTTGGCGTGGTCGAGGCGGAAAGCCGCCCGGTCCTCTCCGCCTTCAACCGCGAGATCCTGCCCGCGCTGGGTGGCGAGCCGTTCCGCCACGTCATGCTGATCGACGGCAATGACGAACGCGGCATCGATGTCGGCCTGATGTCGCGCGAGGGCTATCCCATCGGCGCGCTACGCAGCCACGTCGACGATCTGGGCACGGACGGGCTGCCGATCTTCTCGCGCGACTGCGCGGAGTTCACCGTGACCACGCCCAGCGGCGAGACCGTGCTGGTCATGGTCAACCACCTCAAGAGCAAGGGCTACGGCACGCCTGCCGCCTCCAACGCCCGCCGCAAGGCGCAGGCGATCCGCATCGCGCAGATCTATGAGGAGAGGCAGATCGCGAATGTCGCGATCATCGGCGACTTCAACGACACGCCCGACAGCGATTCGCTTGCCCCCCTGCTGGGCCGCACCGACCTGCGCGACGTGTTCACGCACTCCGCGTTCGACGACGGCGGATATCCGGGCACCTACGGACTGTGCAACGCCGGGAACAAGATCGACTACATCCTGCTCTCGCCCGCGCTGTTCGATCGTGTCGAAAGTGCCGGAGTGTTTCGCAAGGGCATGTGGCCGGGATCGCGCCCGCGCC includes these proteins:
- a CDS encoding endonuclease/exonuclease/phosphatase family protein, which produces MRLAVYNVENLFDRAKAMNLDTWAEGRPTLERFAELNGLLGQIEYTDADKARMVELMVALGLEKSDTGPFVILRRNRGGLLRRPRDGGIEIEADGRADWTGSLELRDEPVNDHAMRNTARVMIDLGADVLGVVEAESRPVLSAFNREILPALGGEPFRHVMLIDGNDERGIDVGLMSREGYPIGALRSHVDDLGTDGLPIFSRDCAEFTVTTPSGETVLVMVNHLKSKGYGTPAASNARRKAQAIRIAQIYEERQIANVAIIGDFNDTPDSDSLAPLLGRTDLRDVFTHSAFDDGGYPGTYGLCNAGNKIDYILLSPALFDRVESAGVFRKGMWPGSRPRRWDTYPEVGKPAEAGSDHAAVWVDITL
- a CDS encoding M13 family metallopeptidase; amino-acid sequence: MLRFCRKVLLASAALSVFVSAAPAFAQDAAPAPGAVKPSLAPSADWGKFGVQTQWIDKSVKPGDDFDAFVNGVWNKTVELPADRTRWGSFLELNDLSENRVHAIMDELVASNPAPGSDGARVAAAYKAFMDVDAINKAGLTPVRPYLDRIKAAKTPVDIATLFGQPGFASPIGAVVGADDKQSDIYALNAMISGMGLPDRDYYLKTDERSVGLRDKYKAYLTFLLGKAGYADAAGAAQSVLALETQIAQADWDRAAARNPDLTYNKLSVAEFEALGSPGVVKAFLSSLGAGKASYVLVAEMPPTAEELKTARIDPAKAQAQFGPGMPAVVKLIESTPVATWQAYLTAHFLRSNASVLPSDIDEANFAFYGQTLSGQPQQRPRWKRGIAAVEGMAGELVGKIYAAKYFPAEQKAAMTDLVANLRKAMAANLKDLAWMSPATRVEAEKKLDAFTPKIGAPATFKTYEGLTFSASDPLGNGIAANKWASDFEMNRLGGKVDRTEWGMLPETVNAYYNSTMNEIVFPAAILQPPFFNLSADPAVNYGGIGAVIGHEMGHGFDDQGAKSDGTGNLRDWWTPADKAAFEKLQDALAAQYDSFCPFDNGQTCVNGRLTMGENIGDLGGLSLAYRAYKMSLNGKPAPVIDGFTGDQRFFMGWAQVWRSKVREAQARQYLVIDPHAPPQYRVNGIVRNFDEWYKAFNVKPREKLYLAPKDRVRIW
- a CDS encoding polyhydroxyalkanoate depolymerase, translating into MLYNAYELQRAMLSSAAAWASVGAELLSNPVLPFGYSGLGPVMASALDVFAHAASPRGKPSFDIETTAIGDRIYPVTESIVLHKPFGNLLRFSHPGLAADAPKLLIVAPMSGHYATLLRGTVARMLESAEVYITDWADAKLVPMSAGRFDLDDYIDYVVSFLEHIGPGTHVLAVCQPSVPAYAATAIMGAKEHPCRPATLTMMGGPIDTREAPTSVNDVAMQQPLSWFEQNVIATVPMTYPGSGRRVYPGFLQLAGFMAMNLGSHMMSHYGMFKHMVAGDGDSADATKKFYDEYRAVCDMTADFYLQTVEHVFQKHSLPKGEFVHRGERIDLSAIRDTALLAVEGENDDISGIGQTRAALHLASHLPEKRKKYYLAESVGHYGIFNGSKWRTRIAPVLEDWIAQHQRKPLKVVA
- a CDS encoding TldD/PmbA family protein; this translates as MLSPDQARDRALDLVERARRAGAETADAVYGASSSEGIQVRLGKLEDVERSESEHIALRVFVGRRSASIGSSDLSPAALDELAARAIDMARAAPEDAYAGLAPEDLLTRGPFPELDLFDAHEPSPEALRAAALEAEDAARAVSGISNSDGATASFGDGVFALATSHGFSGAYGSTHHSLSASVVGGETDKQRDNAWRSTHHHADLPSPAEIGRLAGERTVAKLGSGKMKSGAMPVIFDPRVSSSLVGHLLGAITGNAIARRSSFLLEKLGEQIFAPGITIADDPHTPRGLRSRPFDGEGLPTGARNVIEDGRLTGWLLDSASARQLNLTPTGHAARNGGGAPGVSTGNVHLAAGTLSPAELMADIKDGVYVTELIGQGVNGVTGDYSRGAAGFRIVDGQLAGPVSEFTVAGNLLRMFAQLTPANDLEWYRAINVPTLRVDGMTIAGD
- a CDS encoding undecaprenyl-diphosphate phosphatase produces the protein MDLTLTAILLGIVEGLTEFLPVSSTGHLILATRLFGYDASQWATFNIVIQLGAILAVIVQFWRTFWAVGMGLLKLNPTSIRFVRNVLLAFIPSAVLGLLLNDFIEGLLGEPAVVAWALIIGGIAILGIEKVAKPGPLTGVAELPAKQCVGVGLAQCLAMVPGVSRSGATIMGALAMGIERRTAAEFSFFLAVPTMVGATTLELLKHHEALASGVGPVGWDEIAIGFVVSFVVALVVIKAFMSFVSKSGFAPFAWYRIIAGAVALFLLSRI
- a CDS encoding ABC transporter transmembrane domain-containing protein, yielding MDGTQGNSPAPETVDEPKPRRRSLGPLRMVWREMLKYPGRMATAGLALITTATSTLAIPYGFRQIIDKGFAQGADPEAIRSWFLMLMVVVVVLAVATAIRFYSVSWLGERVVGDIRLRVQRHLLTLAPSFFEENSPKEISSRMTADTAIIEQIVGTTVSVALRNAIMAVGGVIYLFALEPGLTAGLVIAIPVVILPIAGFGRKLRAVSRSSQDRVADIGALTAEVLGALKVVQAFNQEGREQQRFSAAVERTFETGRHRILIRAIMTAVIMFLIFGSITIIMWRGAIGVAEGTITGGTIAAFVVTAGIVAGAFGSLTEVYGDLVRGAGAASRLAELLGEHPTIAAPARALVMPSPARGKLAFERVTFRYPARPELPALHNFSLTVEPGETVAIVGPSGAGKSTLFQLAERFYDPQGGAIKIDGVPLASADPAEIRARIALVPQEGVLFAASARDNLRYGNWNADDEAIWQAARAANAEAFLRALPQGLDTFLGEDGARLSGGQRQRIAIARALLRDAPILLLDEATSALDAESERLVQDAVETLMAQRTTLVIAHRLATVRKADRIIVMDGGRIVEQGTHQSLSVAGGLYARLASLQFDSPPIIPLG